A window of the Callospermophilus lateralis isolate mCalLat2 chromosome 7, mCalLat2.hap1, whole genome shotgun sequence genome harbors these coding sequences:
- the LOC143404270 gene encoding PRAME family member 6-like codes for MLLELAGSSLLSTKSRAVLDLEDLPIELFPPLFVEAFSRGHTEVLRKMVQGSPFTHLTLEALMRKPQLEIIQVTLDGLDMLIAQQDHPRQRRDRLHLCCNRLKIFGKPTCHTRKVLRLLQLDSVQKVEVHCAWVPSTLDACAPFLGQMKNLRKLLVSQFYVPAYTSEEEKEQLLALLTSKFLRMDCLWKFCANAVFLLEGHLKQVLSHLKMPLKALSLTNCPLSDLDWNFLSQCPNTRQLRHLDLKGIKLKNFSLEPLQILLETVAAILKSLNLKACEIADSQLQAILPALSRCSQLRALCLFQNHISMLVLRDLLWHTARLSQLSLELYPAPLESYDAQGAIHPRRCSQLCAEFTAILKVFRQPKVLIFHTVSCPQCGRMFLYNQGLIHCSSPATA; via the exons ATGCTACTGGAGCTGGCAGGGAGCAGCCTGCTGAGCACCAAGTCCAGGGCTGTCCTGGATCTGGAGGACCTGCCCATAGAGCTCTTCCCACCACTCTTTGTGGAGGCTTTCAGCAGGGGACACACTGAGGTCCTGAGGAAAATGGTGCAGGGCTCGCCCTTCACCCACCTGACCTTGGAGGCCCTGATGAGGAAGCCACAGCTTGAGATAATCCAAGTGACCCTGGATGGGCTGGACATGCTGATTGCCCAGCAGGATCACCCCAG ACAGAGAAGGGACAGGCTGCACCTGTGTTGCAATAGGCTGAAGATCTTTGGGAAACCCACCTGTCACACCAGGAAGGTCCTGAGACTGCTGCAGCTGGACTCTGTCCAGAAGGTGGAAGTGCACTGCGCCTGGGTGCCCTCCACCTTGGATGCTTGTGCCCCTTTCTTGGGCCAGATGAAGAATCTGAGGAAGTTGCTTGTCTCCCAGTTCTATGTGCCTGCCTACACCTCCGAAGAGGAGAAGGAGCAGCTGCTTGCCCTGCTCACCTCGAAGTTCCTCAGGATGGACTGCCTGTGGAAGTTCTGTGCCAATGCTGTCTTCCTCCTCGAGGGCCACCTAAAACAGGTGCTGAG TCACCTGAAGATGCCCCTGAAAGCCCTCTCATTAACCAACTGCCCGCTGTCAGATTTAGACTGGAATTTTCTTTCCCAATGCCCAAACACCAGACAGCTCAGACACCTGGATCTAAAGGGCATCAAACTGAAAAATTTTAGTCTGGAGCCCCTCCAAATTCTTCTGGAGACTGTTGCAGCCATCCTGAAGAGCCTGAACTTGAAAGCCTGTGAGATCGCGGACTCCCAGCTCCAAGCCATTCTACCTGCCCTGAGCCGCTGCTCCCagctcagggccttgtgcttatTCCAGAATCACATCTCCATGTTGGTCCTCAGGGACCTGCTGTGGCACACTGCCAGGCTGAGCCAGTTGAGCCTAGAGCTATACCCTGCCCCTCTGGAGAGCTATGATGCCCAGGGTGCCATCCACCCCAGGAGATGTTCCCAACTCTGTGCTGAGTTCACAGCAATACTGAAGGTCTTTAGGCAGCCAAAGGTCCTTATTTTCCATACTGTCTCATGTCCTCAATGTGGCCGCATGTTTCTCTACAACCAGGGCCTCATTCACTGTTCCTCTCCAGCAACTGCCTAG